A stretch of the Borreliella spielmanii genome encodes the following:
- a CDS encoding methyl-accepting chemotaxis protein has product MNLKARMLLLVLILIAFFISILFFVFGMLINSKLVDQQFDLMINLIGNIKSSFNLYISSMEEKVRVSSMYFNSAEKFNEASKIKSKRLSLISDQSEILVQTGSNMMVTNKEGEIVFTTAVKDNSDFGRSIGDREYFTKLKESQNIVYNSFVMLADPKSIEESLVKNISKIRNKKGQIPYILIGIPLRDFGTGDIFGYFMFFYSMDYICRSFRGINFGILSSGRALAYDITGKFLVHHTVLPGDVLTDLSASYSNILKKTSEDLLQKNKETSTVYYYDPNNSKKYVGISQKVLLNLSNSKFILLIRTSEDDFYYMSRATSLILGISFAVTLLILAIATLYLVKKLSASLNKILEYSERLASGNFTADVNFGRWDTIELYSLYEGFEQLRTNFSSVAKGVIENLDYLYENAIQIANASQNLSSGAVEQASTLEQMTANIEQISQGVSENTENASTTEKIAVNTNERTKEGHKSVVKAIEAMTVITEKIGIIDEITRQTNLLALNASIEAARVGEKGKGFEVVAAEVRKLADQSKESAREIIDIANRSLTVASRAGENFEQIVPGMEQTARLVKNISNESSKQSVQIEQFKNAIEQVSQLVQTTASSSEELSAMSEKMLESVKDLKESVDYFKIEK; this is encoded by the coding sequence ATGAATCTGAAAGCTAGGATGTTACTACTTGTTCTTATTCTGATAGCATTCTTTATATCAATTTTATTTTTTGTGTTTGGAATGTTGATTAATAGTAAATTAGTAGATCAGCAGTTTGATCTTATGATAAATCTTATTGGAAATATTAAAAGTTCTTTTAACCTTTATATTTCTTCAATGGAAGAGAAAGTTAGGGTTAGTTCCATGTATTTCAATTCTGCTGAAAAATTTAATGAGGCTAGTAAGATTAAATCTAAAAGGTTGAGTTTAATTTCAGATCAATCTGAAATTCTTGTTCAAACTGGTAGTAATATGATGGTTACAAATAAAGAAGGTGAAATAGTTTTTACTACGGCTGTTAAGGATAATAGTGATTTTGGCAGGTCTATTGGAGATAGGGAATATTTTACAAAACTTAAAGAGTCTCAAAACATTGTTTACAATTCCTTTGTCATGTTGGCAGATCCCAAGTCTATTGAAGAATCTTTAGTTAAAAACATTTCTAAGATAAGAAATAAAAAAGGCCAGATTCCTTACATATTAATAGGTATACCATTAAGAGATTTTGGCACAGGCGATATTTTTGGTTATTTTATGTTTTTTTATTCGATGGATTATATATGTAGGTCTTTTAGAGGGATTAATTTTGGAATACTCTCTAGTGGTCGCGCATTAGCTTATGATATTACGGGAAAATTTTTAGTTCATCATACAGTACTTCCAGGTGATGTTTTGACAGATCTAAGTGCTTCTTATTCCAATATTCTTAAAAAAACATCTGAAGATTTGTTGCAAAAAAATAAAGAAACTTCAACTGTTTACTATTATGATCCTAATAACAGTAAAAAATATGTGGGAATTAGTCAAAAGGTGTTATTAAATTTGTCTAATAGTAAATTTATTCTTTTAATAAGAACCTCAGAGGATGATTTTTATTACATGTCGAGAGCTACATCTTTAATCTTGGGTATTAGTTTTGCGGTTACATTACTTATTCTTGCTATTGCAACTCTTTATCTTGTGAAAAAGCTGAGCGCTTCTTTAAATAAGATATTAGAATATTCTGAGCGACTTGCTTCTGGTAATTTTACTGCTGATGTTAATTTTGGTAGATGGGATACTATAGAGCTGTATAGTTTGTATGAAGGTTTTGAACAATTGAGAACCAATTTTTCTTCAGTTGCGAAAGGTGTCATTGAAAATCTAGATTACCTTTATGAAAATGCGATTCAAATAGCGAATGCAAGTCAGAATTTAAGTTCTGGTGCTGTTGAGCAAGCATCTACTTTAGAGCAAATGACAGCAAATATTGAGCAAATATCACAAGGCGTTTCTGAGAATACTGAAAATGCATCTACTACTGAAAAGATTGCTGTTAATACTAATGAGAGGACTAAAGAGGGGCATAAATCGGTTGTTAAAGCTATTGAGGCAATGACTGTAATTACTGAAAAAATTGGAATTATTGATGAGATAACAAGGCAAACCAATTTGCTTGCTTTAAATGCATCGATTGAGGCTGCACGAGTGGGAGAAAAGGGTAAGGGGTTTGAAGTGGTGGCTGCTGAAGTTAGAAAGCTTGCGGATCAAAGCAAAGAATCAGCAAGAGAAATTATTGATATTGCAAACAGAAGCTTAACTGTTGCAAGCCGTGCTGGGGAAAATTTTGAACAAATAGTTCCTGGTATGGAGCAAACGGCTAGACTTGTGAAAAATATTTCTAATGAAAGTTCTAAGCAAAGCGTTCAGATAGAGCAATTTAAGAATGCAATAGAACAGGTTAGTCAGTTGGTTCAGACAACAGCTTCAAGTAGCGAAGAGCTTTCTGCAATGTCTGAAAAAATGTTAGAGAGTGTAAAAGATTTAAAGGAATCTGTTGATTACTTTAAGATCGAAAAGTAA
- a CDS encoding methyl-accepting chemotaxis protein → MLLKLKYRFVGFLLLFLIFILLLFSMIFNFVLCGYLEDYYKQLTRAQLRRAAFSTQSFLDTLYVIVSGAASNLALETISEFAMSENRGKDFSESELVDLRKNSKFIIDSVKVNKKYRRYLYNFMTNLKNDTFFEEFAFFDFEGRIIVSTRHENNMDFGHSEANTNYFKKAVEDYKQNQLKFVGWYSNLSEGISAEVAIRSRQSEKKAFAIIVPVYSPEDKLVCGYLAGYLLNDVLADSFDRFRFGFYKRGNFIYVDPNNIAVNPFEEYNETSRVSSKFLNTLKDVFSKPPLLSNISTEVSVYTIDRILFSEMGEECYYALLPISSKLGEKGGVLIARLPYKDIYGVISSIRFQYVLYSVLGIIVLSIILLARIDRIISFRLNAIRVLVQDMVSGNLDKDYALDDSDDFSDELSMLSLQVVKMKKAISVAIASVLRNISYVNKASLEVASSSQNLSSSALQQASALEEMSANVEQIASGVNMSANNSYETEQIALKTNENSHIGGKAVEESVIAMQDIVEKVSVIEEIARKTNLLALNAAIEAARAGDEGKGFAVVASEIRKLADLSKISALEIGELVEDNSRVATEAGVIFKEMLPEIEETANLVKKISEGSSKQSDQIAQFKMALDQVGEVVQSSASSSEQLSSMSDKMLEKSKELRKSVLFFKIKDSKIENLENGDYDFRLIDCPEDSFKDENQNFKSNEISTLNGSRHNNHSLSIEAESSVRAINKRVDPKKAIDIADKDLNFDDDFSEF, encoded by the coding sequence ATGCTATTGAAGCTTAAATACAGGTTTGTTGGTTTTTTATTATTGTTTTTAATTTTTATACTATTACTTTTTTCTATGATTTTTAACTTTGTTTTATGCGGTTATTTAGAAGATTATTATAAGCAACTTACAAGGGCACAATTAAGAAGAGCAGCTTTTTCTACACAATCTTTTTTGGATACTTTGTATGTTATAGTCAGTGGCGCAGCTTCTAATTTGGCACTTGAAACTATATCAGAATTTGCAATGTCTGAGAATAGAGGAAAAGATTTTTCTGAATCTGAATTGGTAGATTTAAGAAAAAATTCAAAATTTATTATTGATTCTGTAAAGGTAAATAAAAAATATCGACGGTACTTATACAATTTTATGACTAATCTTAAAAATGATACCTTTTTTGAAGAATTTGCATTTTTTGATTTTGAAGGAAGAATAATTGTTAGTACAAGACATGAAAATAATATGGATTTTGGTCATTCTGAGGCTAATACTAATTATTTTAAAAAAGCGGTTGAGGATTATAAGCAAAACCAATTAAAATTTGTAGGCTGGTATTCAAATCTTTCTGAAGGAATATCTGCAGAGGTTGCCATTAGGTCTAGGCAAAGCGAAAAAAAGGCTTTTGCAATAATTGTGCCTGTATATTCTCCAGAAGATAAGCTTGTTTGTGGATATTTGGCTGGATATTTACTTAATGATGTTTTAGCAGATAGTTTTGATAGATTTAGATTTGGTTTTTATAAAAGAGGCAATTTTATTTATGTGGATCCTAATAATATAGCGGTTAATCCTTTTGAAGAATACAATGAAACTAGCAGGGTTAGTTCTAAATTTTTAAATACCCTTAAAGATGTTTTTTCTAAGCCACCTCTTTTATCAAATATTTCTACTGAAGTATCGGTTTATACCATTGATAGAATACTTTTCTCCGAAATGGGGGAGGAGTGTTATTATGCACTGTTGCCCATAAGTAGTAAATTGGGAGAAAAAGGCGGAGTACTTATTGCTAGGCTTCCTTATAAAGATATTTATGGAGTAATATCTAGTATAAGATTTCAGTATGTTTTATATTCTGTCTTAGGTATTATTGTATTAAGCATTATTCTTTTAGCGAGAATAGACAGGATTATTAGTTTTCGTTTAAATGCAATTAGAGTTTTAGTTCAAGATATGGTTAGTGGAAATTTAGATAAAGATTATGCTCTTGATGATAGCGATGATTTTTCTGATGAGCTTAGCATGTTAAGTCTTCAGGTTGTGAAGATGAAAAAAGCTATTTCTGTAGCAATTGCGAGTGTTTTGAGAAATATTAGCTATGTAAATAAGGCAAGTTTAGAAGTTGCCAGTTCGAGTCAAAATTTAAGTTCTAGTGCTTTACAGCAGGCATCTGCTCTTGAAGAAATGTCAGCTAATGTTGAGCAAATAGCTTCGGGTGTTAATATGAGCGCGAATAATTCTTATGAAACAGAGCAAATAGCTTTAAAAACTAATGAAAATTCCCATATAGGTGGTAAGGCTGTTGAAGAATCTGTTATTGCTATGCAAGATATTGTAGAGAAAGTTAGTGTTATTGAAGAAATAGCTAGGAAGACGAATTTACTTGCTTTAAATGCGGCTATTGAAGCTGCAAGAGCAGGTGATGAAGGAAAGGGATTTGCTGTTGTGGCTAGCGAGATTAGAAAGTTGGCTGATCTTAGTAAAATTTCGGCTCTTGAGATTGGAGAGTTAGTTGAAGATAATTCTAGAGTAGCAACTGAAGCAGGAGTGATCTTTAAAGAAATGCTACCAGAAATAGAAGAAACAGCTAATCTTGTTAAGAAGATTTCAGAAGGTAGTTCTAAGCAGAGTGATCAAATTGCTCAATTTAAAATGGCTTTAGATCAAGTTGGAGAAGTCGTTCAATCTTCAGCTTCAAGTAGTGAGCAACTTTCTAGTATGTCCGATAAAATGCTAGAAAAGTCTAAGGAACTTAGGAAATCTGTATTATTTTTCAAAATTAAAGATTCTAAGATTGAAAATCTAGAAAATGGTGATTATGATTTTAGATTAATAGATTGTCCTGAAGATTCTTTTAAAGATGAAAATCAAAATTTTAAAAGCAATGAAATTTCGACTTTAAATGGCAGTAGGCATAATAATCATTCTTTAAGTATTGAGGCTGAGTCTTCTGTAAGAGCTATTAATAAGCGAGTTGATCCTAAAAAAGCCATTGATATTGCTGATAAGGATTTAAATTTCGATGATGATTTTTCAGAGTTTTAG
- a CDS encoding ABC transporter permease subunit, which yields MSNIIIFLISETLINSQTLILAGLGGLISEKSGIINIGLEGIMTIGAFSGATVAYFTHDPLFSIFVGGLAGLVLAILHAVFTIFLKSDQIITGMALNFLGPAIAVFISTLIFSSISTPPIEIKLPILFNGILSKTSFIFQIFGKRYSVYIAILGVFLFHIVFKYTKIGLRINASGENPEVLESVGVSVNKIRFFCVLLSGFLAGVSGAVLTTVIASSYVQGVTGGQGFIAIVMLIFGKWTPLGVLMGSFLFSFVKTLAIVLAQSPFLSLIMPPKMLVIAPYLIIILSLIFFSKRNNAPKFLGIPYKKH from the coding sequence GTGTCAAATATAATAATATTCTTGATTAGTGAAACTTTAATAAATTCTCAAACCTTAATTTTAGCTGGTCTTGGGGGTCTTATAAGTGAGAAAAGTGGAATTATTAATATTGGACTTGAAGGAATAATGACAATAGGAGCATTCTCAGGAGCCACAGTTGCGTATTTTACACATGACCCATTGTTTTCAATTTTTGTTGGTGGATTGGCGGGGCTTGTGCTTGCTATTTTGCACGCTGTTTTTACAATTTTTTTAAAATCAGATCAAATTATAACCGGAATGGCGCTTAATTTTTTAGGACCCGCTATTGCTGTTTTTATAAGTACTTTGATTTTTTCTTCTATTTCAACTCCGCCCATAGAAATAAAGTTGCCGATACTTTTTAATGGAATTTTAAGCAAAACATCTTTTATATTTCAAATTTTTGGTAAAAGATATTCTGTATACATTGCAATACTAGGTGTGTTTTTATTTCATATTGTTTTTAAATATACTAAAATTGGGCTTAGAATTAATGCTAGCGGTGAAAATCCAGAGGTATTAGAGTCTGTTGGGGTTAGTGTAAATAAGATTAGATTTTTTTGTGTTCTTTTGAGTGGGTTTTTAGCGGGGGTTTCGGGTGCTGTTCTTACAACAGTGATTGCATCAAGCTATGTGCAGGGGGTTACAGGTGGGCAGGGTTTTATTGCTATTGTAATGTTAATTTTTGGAAAATGGACGCCTTTAGGAGTTTTAATGGGTAGTTTTTTGTTTTCATTTGTGAAAACTTTGGCAATTGTTTTGGCTCAATCGCCTTTTTTGTCTTTAATAATGCCTCCCAAAATGTTAGTTATTGCTCCATATTTGATTATTATTTTAAGTCTTATTTTTTTTTCAAAAAGAAATAATGCTCCTAAGTTCTTAGGAATACCTTATAAAAAGCATTAG
- a CDS encoding ABC transporter permease, producing MMISKKTCSKLVLKFLNSSAFVSIFALFVGFLIVGLVVTVFGYSPFRMYFIILEIIFSSPKHLGYILSYAAPLIFTGLSIGISLKTGLFNIGVEGQFILGSIVALIAAVLLDLPPILHVITIFVITFLAAGSLGILIGYLKAKFNISEVISGIMFNWMLFYLNNIILDFSFIKRDNSDFSKPIKESAFIDFLGSWKLSPEGLAYRALHPFVNELLKAPLHFGIILGIIFAILMWFLLNKTIIGFKINSTGSNIEASRCMGINVKAVLIFSMFLSAAIAGLAGAVQIMGVNKAIFKLSFMEGIGFNGIAVSLIGNNSPIGIIFSSILFSILLYGSSRVQSLMGLPSSIVSLMMGIIVLVISASYFLNKIFLKGVKSVKYNNILD from the coding sequence ATGATGATTAGTAAAAAAACATGCAGTAAACTTGTATTGAAATTTTTAAATTCTTCAGCATTTGTTAGTATTTTTGCCCTATTTGTTGGATTTTTAATTGTTGGGCTAGTAGTAACGGTGTTTGGCTATTCTCCTTTTAGGATGTATTTTATAATACTAGAGATTATATTTTCTTCCCCCAAGCATTTAGGTTATATTTTAAGCTATGCAGCCCCTTTGATTTTTACAGGTCTTTCTATTGGAATTTCTTTAAAAACAGGTCTTTTCAATATTGGGGTTGAAGGTCAGTTTATACTAGGATCTATTGTTGCTTTAATAGCAGCAGTTTTACTTGATTTGCCTCCAATTTTACATGTAATTACTATTTTTGTTATTACCTTTTTAGCAGCAGGTAGTTTAGGAATTTTAATTGGATATTTAAAAGCTAAATTCAATATTAGTGAAGTGATTTCAGGAATAATGTTTAATTGGATGTTATTTTATTTAAATAATATAATTTTAGATTTTAGTTTTATTAAAAGAGATAATAGTGATTTTTCAAAGCCTATTAAAGAGAGCGCATTTATTGATTTTTTAGGATCTTGGAAACTTTCACCAGAAGGTCTTGCTTATAGGGCTTTGCATCCTTTTGTTAATGAGCTTTTAAAAGCCCCTCTTCATTTTGGAATAATTTTGGGTATAATTTTTGCTATTTTAATGTGGTTTTTGCTTAATAAAACTATTATTGGATTTAAAATAAATTCCACAGGAAGTAATATTGAAGCTTCAAGATGTATGGGTATTAATGTAAAAGCGGTTCTAATCTTTTCAATGTTTCTCTCAGCAGCTATTGCAGGCCTTGCTGGCGCTGTTCAAATTATGGGTGTTAATAAAGCCATATTTAAGCTTTCTTTTATGGAAGGAATTGGTTTTAATGGGATAGCTGTTTCTTTAATAGGAAACAATTCGCCGATTGGCATAATATTTTCTAGTATTCTTTTTTCTATATTGCTTTATGGAAGCAGTAGGGTTCAAAGTTTAATGGGTCTTCCATCTTCAATTGTATCTTTAATGATGGGAATAATTGTTCTTGTAATTTCTGCTAGTTATTTTTTAAATAAAATCTTTTTAAAAGGTGTTAAGAGTGTCAAATATAATAATATTCTTGATTAG
- a CDS encoding ABC transporter ATP-binding protein — translation MKEDILVLENITKKYGNFIANDNVSIKFKAGEVHAILGENGAGKTTLMKTIYGIHQVNSGRIILKGQEVNFKDSSEAIRNGIGMVFQHFMLIPQFTAVQNIILGYENSKFGFIDYKQARKKINYLSEKYGLKIDLEKKVEDLSVGMEQKIEILKVLYRNADIIIFDEPTAVLAPSEVDDFINILKVLTQEGHTVILITHKIKEIRSIAKRCTIMRLGKTVKTVNIAEIDDKDLTKLMIGKEIALRSSKIQFKNHFNVLEIKNLSVKDERGILKVKDVNLDLRNGEILGISGIEGSGQEDLVDAILGLKSIFKGDIFKKNSSGNLESLKGLTIKQIIDKKIGNIPSDRQRHGLILEFNVMQNIGLKSFDNSDYLKFKKNHSKSNFDLKFNFFNFIKRQFDKVKRQFIGFDLNILKKLSNQLVNYFDIRPRNIFNKVKYLSGGNQQKVIIAREISLEPDVLLAIQPTRGLDVGAVENIYKRIIEQRDAGRSILLVSLELDELVNVCDRIAVMHDGKIVGILEDNFDIDVIGKMMIGLN, via the coding sequence ATGAAAGAAGATATATTGGTATTAGAAAATATTACAAAAAAGTATGGCAATTTTATTGCCAATGATAATGTTTCTATTAAATTTAAAGCGGGGGAAGTTCATGCTATTCTTGGAGAAAATGGTGCTGGAAAGACTACCCTAATGAAGACTATTTATGGAATTCATCAAGTAAATAGCGGTCGAATTATTTTAAAAGGTCAAGAAGTAAACTTTAAGGATTCAAGTGAGGCTATTCGAAATGGTATTGGAATGGTTTTTCAGCATTTTATGTTGATTCCGCAGTTTACTGCTGTTCAGAATATTATTTTAGGGTATGAAAATTCAAAATTTGGTTTTATTGATTACAAACAAGCTAGAAAAAAAATAAATTATCTTTCAGAAAAGTATGGTTTAAAAATAGATCTAGAGAAAAAGGTTGAAGACTTGAGTGTTGGTATGGAGCAAAAAATAGAGATATTAAAAGTTCTTTATCGAAATGCAGATATTATTATTTTTGATGAACCTACTGCAGTGCTTGCTCCAAGTGAAGTTGATGATTTTATAAATATTTTAAAGGTACTCACTCAAGAGGGTCATACTGTAATACTTATTACTCATAAAATAAAAGAAATTAGGTCTATTGCAAAGCGATGTACAATTATGCGTCTTGGGAAGACTGTAAAAACTGTTAATATTGCTGAGATTGATGATAAAGATCTTACAAAATTAATGATAGGCAAAGAAATTGCACTTCGCTCATCCAAGATTCAATTCAAAAATCATTTTAATGTTCTTGAAATAAAGAATTTAAGTGTTAAAGATGAGAGGGGAATTTTAAAGGTTAAAGATGTTAATCTTGATCTGAGAAATGGTGAAATTCTTGGGATATCAGGTATTGAGGGAAGTGGTCAAGAGGACTTGGTTGATGCAATTTTGGGTTTGAAAAGCATTTTTAAGGGCGATATTTTTAAAAAAAATTCTTCAGGTAATTTGGAATCTTTAAAAGGTTTAACAATTAAGCAAATAATAGATAAAAAAATTGGCAATATTCCTTCGGACAGGCAAAGACATGGTCTTATTTTAGAATTTAATGTTATGCAAAATATTGGGCTTAAAAGCTTTGATAATTCTGATTATTTGAAATTTAAAAAAAATCATTCAAAGAGTAATTTTGATTTGAAATTTAATTTTTTCAATTTTATTAAAAGACAATTTGATAAGGTTAAAAGACAATTTATAGGGTTTGATCTTAACATTTTAAAAAAATTGAGCAACCAACTTGTAAATTATTTTGATATTAGACCAAGAAATATTTTTAATAAGGTAAAATATTTATCTGGGGGTAATCAGCAAAAGGTTATTATTGCTCGTGAGATTAGTTTAGAGCCAGATGTTCTTTTAGCCATTCAGCCTACAAGAGGACTTGATGTTGGAGCTGTTGAGAATATTTATAAAAGAATAATAGAGCAAAGAGATGCGGGTAGATCTATTTTATTAGTTTCTCTTGAACTTGATGAGCTTGTTAATGTTTGTGACAGGATAGCTGTAATGCATGATGGAAAGATAGTGGGTATTTTAGAGGACAATTTTGATATTGATGTTATTGGTAAAATGATGATAGGTTTAAATTGA
- a CDS encoding HAD family hydrolase, which yields MKIKACIFDMDGTLVNSIMDIAFSMNMALSNLGYNTIELNKFNALVGRGFNQFVIDTLKLLSLEYNNPNLQDKLYKEFVKEYNKNLSSQTQPYENIKTLLENMNKLNIPIGILSNKNHEELISLVKNIFGNIFFFEIRGYSKKFPPKPDPGNALDMILELNVRKEEIAYIGDSDVDMLTAINAGFIPIGVSWGFRSIQELKQNGAKYILHNPLELLDLIK from the coding sequence ATGAAAATCAAAGCCTGCATTTTTGATATGGATGGAACCCTGGTAAATAGCATTATGGATATTGCATTCTCAATGAACATGGCTCTTTCAAACTTGGGATACAATACAATCGAACTAAACAAATTCAATGCTCTTGTTGGCAGAGGATTTAACCAGTTCGTAATAGACACCCTAAAGCTATTATCTCTTGAATACAATAATCCTAATTTACAAGATAAACTTTACAAAGAATTTGTAAAAGAATACAACAAAAACCTTTCATCTCAAACACAACCATACGAAAACATAAAAACTCTTCTTGAAAATATGAATAAACTTAACATTCCAATTGGGATTTTAAGTAATAAAAATCACGAAGAATTAATAAGTTTAGTAAAAAATATTTTTGGAAATATATTTTTTTTTGAAATCAGAGGTTATTCAAAAAAATTTCCACCAAAGCCAGATCCTGGAAATGCCCTTGATATGATATTAGAATTAAATGTTCGCAAAGAAGAAATTGCATATATTGGAGACAGTGATGTGGATATGCTAACTGCAATAAACGCCGGATTCATACCAATAGGAGTTTCTTGGGGGTTTAGAAGTATTCAAGAATTAAAACAAAACGGAGCAAAATATATACTCCATAATCCTCTTGAACTATTGGACCTAATTAAATGA
- a CDS encoding response regulator codes for MIQKTTIAADSSSKPRGINYDTGIPFNVLIVDDSVFTVKQLTQIFTSEGFNIIDTAADGEEAVIKYKNHYPNIDIVTLDITMPKMDGITCLSNIMEFDKNARVIMISALGKEQLVKDCLIKGAKTFIVKPLDRAKVLQRVMSVFVK; via the coding sequence ATGATCCAAAAGACCACAATTGCTGCAGATTCTTCATCTAAACCTAGAGGAATCAATTATGATACAGGTATTCCCTTTAATGTTTTGATTGTTGACGACTCTGTTTTTACCGTAAAGCAGCTTACACAAATTTTTACATCAGAGGGTTTTAATATTATTGATACAGCAGCTGATGGAGAGGAGGCTGTTATAAAATACAAGAATCATTATCCTAATATTGATATTGTCACTCTTGATATTACCATGCCCAAAATGGATGGAATAACCTGTCTTTCTAATATTATGGAATTTGATAAAAATGCTAGAGTGATAATGATATCTGCTTTGGGTAAAGAACAATTAGTTAAAGATTGTTTGATAAAAGGAGCTAAAACATTTATTGTTAAACCATTAGATAGAGCAAAGGTTCTTCAAAGAGTAATGTCTGTGTTTGTCAAATAA
- a CDS encoding chemotaxis protein CheX has translation MRIDYIEPFLDAASSVLRDMLLVENIEMGKPGLKSINQKIKGVSVIVGLAGSVEGSIIIDMDIETALFVASKLNFEEYCDFDDEETKEMVAATLTEVGNIIAGNFVTTLHAKGFVFDITPPAFIYGENMKISNKGSEALIVPFSLPDGKIIEVNIAIRERV, from the coding sequence ATGAGAATAGATTATATAGAGCCGTTTTTGGATGCCGCTTCTTCTGTTTTAAGAGATATGTTGCTTGTTGAGAATATAGAAATGGGTAAACCAGGGCTTAAATCGATAAATCAAAAGATAAAAGGTGTTTCTGTAATAGTGGGACTTGCTGGATCTGTTGAGGGCAGTATAATTATTGATATGGATATAGAAACAGCCCTTTTTGTTGCTTCTAAGTTAAATTTTGAAGAATATTGTGATTTTGATGATGAGGAAACAAAAGAGATGGTTGCTGCAACTCTTACTGAAGTTGGCAACATTATTGCTGGAAATTTTGTTACTACTTTGCATGCCAAAGGTTTTGTATTTGATATAACTCCACCAGCTTTTATTTATGGAGAAAATATGAAGATAAGTAATAAAGGTTCTGAGGCTTTAATTGTTCCTTTTTCTTTGCCTGATGGTAAAATTATAGAAGTTAATATTGCAATAAGAGAGAGGGTTTGA